Proteins from a single region of Oreochromis niloticus isolate F11D_XX linkage group LG7, O_niloticus_UMD_NMBU, whole genome shotgun sequence:
- the LOC109199076 gene encoding bile salt-activated lipase: MMLKLGILFAVALFLETASAASLGVVQTEGGKVEGKSISLGSGRSMDIFLGVPFADAPGTFEKPRPHRGWDGILQAKDYKPRCLQLTVLMNDYIGSTDCLYLNIWVPHGSSVSAGLPVMVWIYGGAFLVGGSMGANFLDNYLYSGQEIADRGNVIVVTVGYRVGTLGFLSSGGSDLPGNYGLWDQQAAIAWVHRNIRSFGGDPGNITVFGESAGGASVSFQTLTPHNKGIIRRAISQSGVALCPWGINRNPRKFAEEVAQKVNCPTDNRMAACLKMADPGALTLAGPLDVSASPDNPIVFNLVLSPVIDGDFLPDDPSHLFHNAAEIDYIAGVNDMDGHIFTALDVPSINSDLVDTPIDDVRRLLGAYTKEKGAVGLNNAYSTYTSNWGSNPSQETIKKTIVGVGTDYIFLVPTQAALYLHADHATTGRTYSYLFSEPNRLGGPLLPYPSWMGADHADDLQYVFGKPFSTPLGYWDNHRRVSGAMISYWTNFAKTGDPNNGGSSVPVNWPKFTRSAPQFIEINSDMNNNYVQQKMRMPYVNFWTRILPSLPTVVSE, from the exons ATGATGCTGAAGCTGGGGATTTTGTTTGCCGTTGCTTTGTTTCTAGAGACGGCCTCTGCGGCCTCT CTTGGAGTGGTGCAGACCGAGGGAGGGAAGGTTGAGGGAAAATCGATTAGTCTCGGATCAGGCCGATCCATGGATATCTTCTTGGGGGTTCCCTTTGCTGATGCTCCTGGAACATTTGAGAAACCAAGGCCTCACCGTGGTTGGGATG GTATTCTACAGGCCAAAGACTACAAGCCCAGATGCCTTCAGTTGACTGTTTTGATGAATGACTACATCGGCAGTACAGACTGTCTCTACCTTAACATCTGGGTTCCTCATGGCAGCTCAg TATCTGCAGGTCTCCCTGTCATGGTTTGGATCTATGGAGGAGCCTTCCTGGTTGGAGGCTCCATGGGTGCAAACTTCCTGGATAATTACCTGTACAGCGGACAGGAGATTGCAGACAGAGGAAATGTTATTGTTGTGACGGTGGGGTACCGTGTGGGAACACTGGGCTTCCTGAGCAGTGGAGGCTCTGACTTGCCTG GAAACTACGGTTTGTGGGATCAGCAGGCTGCCATCGCTTGGGTACACAGAAACATCCGCTCATTTGGAGGCGACCCTGGCAACATCACTGTCTTTGGGGAATCTGCAGGTGGAGCTAGTGTTAGCTTCCAg ACTCTCACTCCCCACAATAAAGGGATCATCAGGAGAGCCATCTCCCAGAGTGGAGTGGCACTTTGCCCCTGGGGAATCAACAGGAACCCTCGCAAGTTCGCTGAGGAG GTTGCTCAGAAGGTCAACTGCCCAACTGATAACAGAATGGCTGCCTGTTTGAAGATGGCTGATCCTGGAGCCCTAACACTGGCAGGCCCTCTCGATGTTTCCGCTTCACCCGATA ACCCCATTGTCTTCAACCTGGTCCTGTCTCCTGTGATTGATGGGGACTTCTTGCCGGACGATCCTTCCCACTTGTTCCACAATGCAGCTGAAATTGATTACATTGCTGGAGTCAATGACATGGACGGGCATATTTTCACTGCTTTAGATGTTCCATCAATCAACTCTGATCTGGTTGACACCCCTAT TGACGATGTGAGGAGGCTCTTGGGAGCGTACACAAAGGAGAAGGGCGCAGTTGGTCTGAACAATGCCTACTCCACCTATACTTCAAACTGGGGAAGCAATCCCAGCCAGGAGACCATCAAGAAAACCATTGTGGGAGTAGGAACGGACTACATCTTCCTGGTTCCTACACAGGCTGCCCTTTATCTACATGCTGACCATGCCAC AACTGGGCGCACCTACTCCTACCTCTTCTCTGAGCCCAACCGTCTGGGCGGTCCTTTATTGCCCTACCCAAGCTGGATGGGAGCTGACCACGCCGATGACCTGCAGTACGTGTTTGGAAAGCCCTTCAGCACACCACTTGGATACTGGGACAACCATCGCCGTGTTTCCGGCGCCATGATCTCCTACTGGACCAATTTTGCCAAAACTGG AGATCCCAATAACGGAGGCTCAAGCGTGCCTGTTAACTGGCCAAAGTTCACCAGAAGTGCACCACAGTTCATAGAGATCAATTCTGACATGAACAACAACTACGTGCAACAGAAAATGAGGATGCCTTACGTGaatttctggaccaggatcctGCCCAGCCTTCCCACAGTTGTTTCAGAATAA
- the cel.2 gene encoding bile salt-activated lipase has product MMLKLGILFAVAVFLETASAASLGVVQTEGGMVEGETISLGLSRSMDIFKGIPFADIPGRFEKPKRHPGWGGVLKATQYSDECLQLNSFQNSYVGSEDCLYLNIWVPHGSSVSSGLPVMVWIYGGGFMIGGSMGPYYLDNYMYYGKEIADRGNVIVVTLGYRVGPMGFMSTGDSDLPGNYGLWDQQAAIAWVHRNIRSFGGDPDNITIFGESAGGVSVSFQTLTPHNKGIIRRAISQSGVALCPWALNRNPRRFAEEVARKVNCPTDSRMASCLKMTDPGTLTKAGTVNLLSSPDQPLVLNLEIAPVIDGDFLPDDPSNLFHNAAEIDYIAGVNNMDGHMFTNFDVPSVNLDLVVTPTNDVRRLLAALTKEKGESGLNNAYSTYTSNWGSFPTWDTIKKTIVDIETDYIFLVPTQAALYLHADHATTGRTYSYLFSEPNLLGGPLLPYPSWMGADHADDLQYVFGKPFSSPLLYWPSHRRVSDYLISYWTNFAKTGDPNNGDSAVPATWPTFTRSGEKFLEINSDMNQNYIRQEMRLRYVHFWTSILPSLPTVTSE; this is encoded by the exons ATGATGCTGAAGCTGGggattttgtttgctgttgctgTTTTTCTGGAGACGGCCTCTGCGGCCTCT CTTGGTGTGGTGCAGACTGAGGGAGGGATGGTTGAGGGTGAAACAATTAGTCTTGGATTATCCCGTTCCATGGACATCTTCAAGGGAATTCCCTTTGCTGACATTCCTGGAAGGTTTGAGAAACCAAAGCGTCACCCTGGTTGGGGAG GTGTTCTAAAGGCCACACAGTACAGCGATGAGTGCCTTCAGCTGAACTCTTTCCAGAATAGCTACGTAGGCAGTGAGGACTGTCTGTACCTTAACATTTGGGTTCCTCATGGCAGTTCAG TATCTTCTGGTCTCCCTGTCATGGTTTGGATCTATGGAGGAGGCTTCATGATTGGAGGCTCCATGGGGCCTTACTACCTGGATAACTACATGTACTATGGGAAGGAGATAGCAGACAGAGGAAATGTTATTGTAGTGACACTTGGGTACCGTGTGGGACCTATGGGCTTCATGAGCACTGGAGACTCTGATTTACCTG GAAACTACGGTTTGTGGGATCAACAGGCCGCCATCGCCTGGGTGCACAGAAACATCCGTTCATTTGGAGGTGACCCTGACAACATCACCATCTTTGGAGAATCTGCAGGTGGAGTTAGTGTTAGCTTCCAG ACTCTCACTCCCCACAATAAAGGGATCATCAGGAGAGCCATCTCCCAGAGTGGGGTGGCGCTTTGCCCCTGGGCACTCAACAGAAACCCTCGTAGGTTTGCTGAGGAG GTTGCTCGGAAGGTCAACTGCCCAACTGATAGCAGAATGGCTTCCTGTCTGAAGATGACTGATCCTGGGACCCTAACAAAGGCAGGAACTGTGAATTTGCTCAGTTCACCTGATC AGCCCCTTGTGTTGAACCTGGAGATAGCCCCTGTGATCGATGGGGACTTCTTGCCGGACGATCCTTCCAACTTGTTCCACAATGCAGCTGAAATTGACTACATTGCTGGAGTCAACAACATGGACGGGCATATGTTCACCAATTTTGATGTTCCATCAGTCAACCTTGATCTGGTGGTCACCCCTAC TAATGATGTGAGGAGGCTTTTGGCTGCCTTAACAAAGGAGAAGGGTGAGTCTGGCCTGAACAATGCCTACTCCACGTATACCTCAAATTGGGGAAGTTTTCCCACCTGGGATACCATCAAGAAAACCATCGTTGATATTGAAACAGACTACATTTTCCTGGTTCCTACACAGGCTGCCCTTTATCTTCATGCTGACCATGCCAC AACTGGGCGCACCTACTCCTACCTCTTCTCTGAGCCCAACCTTCTGGGCGGTCCTTTATTGCCCTACCCAAGCTGGATGGGAGCTGACCACGCTGACGACCTGCAGTACGTGTTCGGAAAGCCCTTCAGCTCACCACTTCTATACTGGCCAAGCCATCGCCGTGTCTCTGACTACTTGATCTCCTACTGGACCAACTTTGCCAAAACTGG AGATCCTAACAACGGAGATTCAGCCGTGCCTGCTACCTGGCCAACGTTCACCAGAAGTGGTGAAAAGTTCCTGGAGATCAATTCTGACATGAACCAGAACTACATAAGGCAGGAAATGAGGCTGCGTTATGTGCATTTCTGGACCAGCATCCTGCCCAGCCTTCCCACAGTTACCTCTGAATAA
- the gtf3c5 gene encoding general transcription factor 3C polypeptide 5 → MADVRDAKLDFTLKELTFSHPAKHEDVPGSSSTVELQDNKLVCVEYPGVFSSADRMLATLGSEQKVTKTYANPSKRLELRYRPQDPFCHSLYGNRVASGNLLLRVRRRVRKNDPKDAEIHMDMLGVIGTTYKFTGLADFQCLAVHSEGGKHTSLYDKIILRKPESQEFFEQPMPYFLPPPIFSRLDSPVDYFYRPDVHLNQMLGDSKNFIGLNRAGRPHNAIFVSFTDPIVPAECLEAAKVTWKRICMNECDKRGEEQLKKMFESRPIWSRNAVKANINLHPDKLKLLLPVYAYYMVTGPWRSLWVKLGYDPRKTPEAKKYQMLDFRIRCSSKHGYLLSNIPIKAKRSSLNYSLPNTLNKLAPQPASVMDLPTQEGPSSSRDPAPVTYQLKESSYIFREGMLPPHRQMFYQVCDLDVESIQKEIEQNNGNEQHCDERDGWCVVGTTDKLRDMISAMIKAVIRAQKPALPELPKRRRRKGQSVKDVYAEEEEDEVGEDENREDEEEDEEDEFQPSEGSENEMETEILDYM, encoded by the exons ATGGCGGATGTGAGGGACGCGAAGCTGGATTTTACTCTCAAAGAGCTGACGTTTTCCCATCCCGCCAAACACGAGGATGTCCCGGGCAGCTCGTCCACCGTGGAGCTCCAGGACAACAAGTTGGTGTGTGTGGAGTATCCGGGGGTCTTCAGCAGCGCAGACAGGATGCTGGCCACTCTGGGTAGTGAACAAAAAGTAACAAAA ACCTATGCCAACCCCAGCAAGCGTCTCGAGCTGCGTTACCGACCCCAAGACCCTTTCTGTCACTCACTGTACGGAAACCGCGTCGCATCAGGCAACCTCCTCCTCAGAGTGCGACGGCGGGTGCGAAAAAATGACCCCAAGGATGCTGAAATCCACATGGACATGCTCGGAGTCATTGGAACCACATACAAATTCACGG GGCTGGCAGACTTCCAGTGCCTCGCTGTGCATTCAGAAGGTGGAAAACATACGTCTTTGTATGACAAAATCATACTCCGCAAACCCGAGAGTCAAGAGTTCTTTGAGCAGCCCATGCCTTACTTTCTCCCCCCACCCATCTTCTCACGCCTCGACAGTCCCGTGGATTATTTCTATCGGCCTGACGTCCATCTAAA cCAAATGCTAGGTGACAGTAAGAATTTCATTGGTTTAAATCGTGCTGGCCGGCCCCACAACGCCATTTTTGTCAGCTTCACTGATCCCATCGTGCCTGCAGAGTGCCTCGAGGCAGCTAAAGTGACCTGGAAGCGAATCTGCATGAATGAGTGTGACAAGCGGGGTgaggaacagctgaaaaag ATGTTTGAGAGCCGGCCCATCTGGTCACGGAACGCAGTCAAAGCCAACATCAACCTCCACCCTGATaaactgaagctgctgctgcccGTCTATGCCTACTACATG GTGACAGGGCCGTGGAGAAGCCTGTGGGTGAAGCTCGGCTATGATCCCCGAAAGACCCCAGAGGCCAAAAAATATCAGATGCTGGATTTCAGGATCCGTTGTAGCTCCAAGCACG GCTACTTGCTATCCAACATACCAATAAAAGCCAAGAGAAGCTCCCTGAACTACAGTCTCCCAAACACATTAAACAAGTTGG CACCCCAGCCAGCTAGTGTGATGGATCTTCCCACTCAGGAGGGTCCCAGCAGCAGTCGAGATCCAGCTCCAGTCACGTACCAGCTGAAG GAATCATCCTACATTTTCAGAGAGGGCATGCTGCCTCCTCACAGACAAATGTTTTACCAGGTCTGTGATTTGGATGTGGAAAG CATCCAAAAGGAGATCGAGCAGAACAACGGCAACGAGCAGCACTGTGACGAGCGTGACGGCTGGTGTGTCGTCGGCACCACAGACAAGCTGAGGGACATGATCTCAGCCATGATCAAGGCGGTGATCAGAGCGCAGAAGCCAG CGTTGCCAGAATTACCCAAAAGACGAAGACGTAAAGGCCAAAGCGTAAAAGATGTTtatgcagaggaggaggaagatgaagtAGGGGAGGATGAGAATagggaggatgaagaggaggatgaggaagacGAATTTCAGCCATCTGAAGGAAGTGAAAATGAGATGGAGACTGAAATTTTAGATTACATGTAA